Proteins found in one Pelmatolapia mariae isolate MD_Pm_ZW linkage group LG7, Pm_UMD_F_2, whole genome shotgun sequence genomic segment:
- the LOC134632447 gene encoding F-box/LRR-repeat protein 14-like has product MFEMETHISCLFPEILAIIFSYLDVKDKGRVAQVCTAWRDASYHKSVWRGVEAKLHLRRANPSLFPSLQTRGIKKVQILSLRRSLSYVIQGMPHIESLNLCGCFNLTDNGLGHAFVQDISSLRVLNLSLCKQITDSSLGRIAQYLKNLEVLELGGCSNITNTGLLLIAWGLHRLKSLNLRSCRHVSDVGIGHLSGMTRSAAEGCLTLEKLTLQDCQKLTDLSLKHISKGLNKLKVLNLSFCGGISDAGMIHLSHMTHLCSLNLRSCDNISDTGIMHLAMGSLRLTGLDVSFCDKIGDQSLAYIAQGLYQLKSLSLCSCHISDDGINRMVRQMHELKTLNIGQCVRITDKGLELIADHLTQLTGIDLYGCTKITKRGLERITQLPCLKVLNLGLWQMTESERVR; this is encoded by the coding sequence ATGTTTGAAATGGAGACGCATATCTCGTGCCTTTTCCCGGAAATTTTGGCCATTATTTTCAGTTACCTGGACGTTAAGGACAAAGGGAGAGTAGCCCAAGTGTGCACGGCCTGGAGAGACGCGTCCTACCACAAGTCGGTGTGGAGGGGGGTGGAAGCCAAGCTCCATCTGCGGCGAGCCAACCCATCTCTGTTCCCCAGCCTGCAGACTCGGGGCATCAAGAAGGTTCAGATTCTCAGCCTGAGGCGAAGTCTGAGTTACGTGATTCAGGGGATGCCGCACATCGAAAGCCTTAACCTGTGTGGGTGTTTCAACCTCACAGACAACGGTCTCGGACATGCCTTTGTGCAGGACATCTCATCCCTGCGAGTGCTGAACCTCAGCCTTTGTAAACAGATCACTGACTCCAGCCTGGGAAGGATCGCTCAGTACCTCAAAAACCTGGAGGTGCTTGAACTCGGGGGATGCAGCAATATCACCAACACGGGCCTGCTGCTCATTGCCTGGGGCTTGCACAGACTCAAGAGCCTTAACCTGCGCAGCTGCAGGCATGTGTCTGACGTGGGCATCGGCCACCTGTCTGGTATGACCCGCAGTGCAGCGGAGGGTTGCCTGACCCTGGAGAAGTTAACTTTGCAGGACTGCCAGAAGCTCACCGACCTCTCCCTCAAACATATCTCAAAGGGCCTAAACAAGCTCAAAGTGCTCAACCTCAGCTTCTGTGGGGGGATATCTGATGCGGGGATGATCCACCTGTCACACATGACCCACCTGTGCAGCCTGAACCTGCGGTCGTGTGATAACATCAGTGACACCGGGATAATGCATCTGGCCATGGGCTCCCTCCGGCTCACCGGGCTTGACGTCTCTTTCTGTGATAAGATTGGTGACCAGAGCCTGGCTTACATTGCCCAGGGGCTATATCAACTGaagtctctgtctctgtgctcTTGTCACATCAGTGACGATGGCATTAACAGGATGGTACGCCAGATGCACGAACTCAAGACTCTAAACATTGGACAGTGTGTGCGAATCACAGACAAAGGCTTGGAGTTGATAGCTGACCACTTGACCCAGCTGACAGGGATCGATCTGTATGGTTGTACTAAGATCACCAAGAGGGGCTTGGAGAGGATAACACAGCTCCCGTGCCTTAAAGTGTTAAACCTGGGACTGTGGCAGATGACCGAGAGCGAGAGGGTGAGGTGA